A segment of the Candidatus Jettenia caeni genome:
ATCAAATAGCCGGAAATGTACGGTCTTTTGAGAAAAATTCTTCCCTTGTTGCTAAAGAAGCAACGTATGGAAATATTGCCTATGCAATGACGATTGATTTTTATGGTTTAACTCAGGTCAGTTCAGCCGGAACACAGAATATGCATTTCATTCTCCCGGAAGATTACACGATTGTTAGTCCAGACGGAATTTGCATGTTAAAAGGAGCTCCTAATCAAACGTACGCTAAACGTTTTATAGATTTTGTACTTTCAGAAAACGGGCAAAAACTCTGGATACTACCTGTCGGACATCCGGAAGGGCCGGCGTATTTTCCGATTGAACGGCTTTGCGTACGGCCTGATTTGTATGATCAGGCCTGCGATATCTGGACGATTACCATGAATCCGTTCAAGATTCAAACCACACTCAAATACGATGCAAATATTGCAAGCAGAAGGTGGAAACTCCTGAATAGTTTCATTGGCGCAACTATGATTGATGTACACCCAGAACTTGTTGCTGCATGGAAAAATTCGAAAGATAATCCCGGACGCCGTGCAGAATTTAGTAAAATTTTCTTAACTGAAAATGAAGCACTTGAAATACTCGACACATTTAACAACAAAGATGCTGTCCAGTTTCGCAATGCAAAAAATATCGAGTGGCAGCAAATGGCTCAGACCAAATTCCGAAGATTGGCACAATGAGAGTATCACTCAACAACGTAACGAAACTATTCGGCACAACTACCGCTGTTGATAGGGTAACGATAGAAATTGCAGACGGTGAACTTTTCTTTTTGCTCGGACCCTCCGGTTGCGGTAAAACTACTATTCTGCGTATTATCGCCGGATTCCATCAACCGGATATCGGTGAGCTGAGATTCGATGGAAAAATAGTCAATAACCTCCCTCCCAATCAGCGAAATACCGGTATGGTATTTCAAAACTATGCGCTATGGCCTCACCTCACGGTAGCAGAAAATGTTGCGTACGGGCTTGATATACGCCGGGTATCAACCCAGGAAAAGAAACAGCGTGTACGGGAAATGCTGGAAGCTGTCCAAATGGATGATTATGCAGGACGGATGGCAAATCAGCTATCAGGCGGCCAACAACAACGGATAGCTCTTGCACGCGCTTTAGTTATTCAACCCGATATTATCCTCCTCGATGAACCTCTATCGAACCTCGATGCCAAACTCCGGCTGGAACTCCGGGATGAGATTAAACGTATACATCGCGAATTTAACGTTACGATGCTTTATGTAACCCATGACCAAAAGGAGGCTCTTTCACTCGCCGACCGCCTTGCAATTATGGACAAAGGGAAGATCATACAGGTCGGTAGTCCTGTAGCTATCTACCGCAGGCCGATAAATTCATTTGTTGGCGCCTTTATCGGAGACATGAATTTTATCGGGGGCAAAATTATATCGAAACACACAGAAATTACCGAAATTGAAACTCCTATCGGTGTTCTCCGCAGTTCAATGAAAAATGTATTAAGATTGGGTGAATCAGTCCTCTGCGGCATCCGGCCTGAGGGCATACAACTATCCGAACCCGACAGCCAATACCGGGTGAAAATCGAATCAGTTACCTACCTCGGTGAAATGGAACAATACCGCATTACTCTGCATGATAAACTTACCTGGAAAGCGGTTGAAATAAATCCAAAACAGATACGGGAAGAAGGACAGATGTGTGGAATGAATATATCGCCTGAGGATGTGATAGTATTCAAAAATTAATCCGGTGAATTTGTATATCTAATGGGTAATCCCCCTTGATCCCCCTTTAGAAAAGGGGGAGATAGTGAAATTCCCCTTTTCTCAAACATTCACCATTTCCCCCCTTCTTAAGGGGGATCAAGGGGGATTAAAGGGTGTGTTAAAGATCATGAAAAGTTAGTGATATTGGGCATCCTGCCTGTGCGTACAGATATAATGTCTGTACCACCAGTGAGCCTTATTATAATAAACCAATCTTAACAGTGTACCAGTACAGGGTAACATACACCATGGGTAAAGATGAATCAACAAACCGTTCTACAGGAAGCTTCCTTATGAAAGGTACACATGTATAAACCAAAAAGAGTATCAATCCGCATCGTTTTGGTATTCATGCTTATTTTATTATTTTTTGGCATATTCCTCATTTACCCCC
Coding sequences within it:
- a CDS encoding putative ABC transporter substrate binding component; translation: MQLKFILPTFTLKRFFLFLRPVLCTFLWLTSCHKSPVKTLVIISPHWDGIKREFSRAFSSWHERNYHERIEIDWRDVGGASDSLKYVISRFGTEAKGIGIDIFFGGGIDPFLELTREGLTEVYHPPKSVMTGIPAEVAGLPVYDPEYHWFGAALSSFGIVANDRVLRAVHLPEVKKWADLTNPLLQTWIGVGDPRNSGAVHLMYEIILQGYGWMKGWEILYQIAGNVRSFEKNSSLVAKEATYGNIAYAMTIDFYGLTQVSSAGTQNMHFILPEDYTIVSPDGICMLKGAPNQTYAKRFIDFVLSENGQKLWILPVGHPEGPAYFPIERLCVRPDLYDQACDIWTITMNPFKIQTTLKYDANIASRRWKLLNSFIGATMIDVHPELVAAWKNSKDNPGRRAEFSKIFLTENEALEILDTFNNKDAVQFRNAKNIEWQQMAQTKFRRLAQ
- a CDS encoding putative ABC transporter ATP-binding component → MRVSLNNVTKLFGTTTAVDRVTIEIADGELFFLLGPSGCGKTTILRIIAGFHQPDIGELRFDGKIVNNLPPNQRNTGMVFQNYALWPHLTVAENVAYGLDIRRVSTQEKKQRVREMLEAVQMDDYAGRMANQLSGGQQQRIALARALVIQPDIILLDEPLSNLDAKLRLELRDEIKRIHREFNVTMLYVTHDQKEALSLADRLAIMDKGKIIQVGSPVAIYRRPINSFVGAFIGDMNFIGGKIISKHTEITEIETPIGVLRSSMKNVLRLGESVLCGIRPEGIQLSEPDSQYRVKIESVTYLGEMEQYRITLHDKLTWKAVEINPKQIREEGQMCGMNISPEDVIVFKN